Proteins encoded by one window of Vidua chalybeata isolate OUT-0048 chromosome 10, bVidCha1 merged haplotype, whole genome shotgun sequence:
- the LOC128793225 gene encoding leucine-rich repeat-containing protein 15-like, giving the protein MEQGGWQRWLLLLVGIQLASSQCPEQCQCVRSAQVECFGADITTVPSPIPANAMTLQIINTHITELGDAAFGNASLLIGLRVEKNILSRISPGAFQNLPDLRYLSLASNKLQELPVQVFEPLDKLESLLLSSNQILQVEPSHFAHLSNLKELQLHGNNLKELQEGVFDQLTSLTKLNLARNNIDRLPPRAFERLARLQVLRLYENRLRHIPVGTFDGLPELQELGLHQNQLETLSPELFVHNTNLQKLYLSNNFLTTLPSGVFLPLHALAKITLHVNRLRDISPSAFGPMPNLQELWLYENELSTLPTAIFSNLTQLQLLVLSKNRLRSVAPGAFQGLGELLELSLHSNALRRLDARALEGMPKLQNISLHHNQLQALPRGLFKATPGLRHLQLHSNALEYLPAGIFSPLTALREVRLHNNSWRCDKGILPLQGWLEENPHKVGEIPPLCAQPPALQGIPIAGLPQDQFLDPQAPTTAPHPSTLLPADTSEAASNDASAAEDASVEPPTGLPASPQEDEEEKKEEEESGQWGLTRLQSGVVVAVIVLVCVALLAALVALVVYGCRKKSHVVLMRMKAPNEA; this is encoded by the coding sequence atggagcagggaggctggcagcggtggctgctgctgctggtgggcaTCCAGCTGGCCAGTAGccagtgcccagagcagtgccagTGTGTCCGTAGTGCCCAGGTGGAGTGCTTTGGTGCCGACATCACCACggtccccagccccatccctgccaatGCCATGACCCTGCAGATCATCAACACGCACATCACTGAGCTGGGCGATGCCGCCTTCGGCAACGCCTCCCTGCTGATCGGGCTGCGCGTCGAGAAGAACATCCTGTCACGCATCAGCCCAGGGGCCTTCCAGAACCTGCCTGACCTGCGCTACCTCAGCCTGGCTAGCAAcaagctgcaggagctccctgtGCAGGTCTTTGAGCCTCTGGACAAGCTGGAgtctctgctcctctccagcaaCCAGATCCTCCAAGTTGAGCCTTCCCACTTCGCCCATCTGAGCAACCTCAAGGAGCTGCAGTTGCACGGGAACaacctgaaggagctgcaggagggggtGTTTGACCAGCTGACCAGCCTCACCAAGCTCAACCTGGCCAGGAACAACATCGACCGCCTGCCGCCCCGGGCCTTCGAGCGGCTGGCGCGGCTGCAGGTGCTGCGGCTCTATGAGAACCGGCTCCGGCACATCCCGGTGGGCACCTTTGatgggctgccagagctgcaggagctggggctgcaccagAACCAGCTGGAGACGCTGTCCCCGGAGCTCTTTGTGCACAACACCAACCTGCAGAAGCTCTACCTGTCCAACAACTTCCTCACCACCCTGCCGAGTGGTGTCTTCCTGCCCCTGCACGCTCTCGCCAAGATCACCCTGCACGTCAACCGCCTGCGGGACATCTCCCCCAGTGCCTTTGGGCCCATGCCCAACCTACAGGAGCTCTGGCTTTATGAGAATGAGCTCTCCACCCTCCCCACTGCCATCTTCAGCAACCtcacccagctgcagctcctggttcTCAGCAAGAACCGGCTGCGGTCGGTGGCACCGGGGGCTTTCCAGGGCttgggggagctgctggagctgtcgCTGCACTCCAATGCCCTGCGCCGCCTGGATGCCCGGGCACTGGAGGGGATGCCCAAGCTGCAGAACATCTCTCTGCACCATaaccagctgcaggcactgccacGGGGCCTCTTCAAGGCCACCCCTGGGCTGCGGCACCTGCAGCTGCACTCCAATGCCCTGGAGTACCTGCCTGCCGGCATCTTCTCCCCGCTGACTGCCCTGCGAGAGGTGAGGCTGCACAACAACTCCTGGCGCTGTGACAAGGGcatcctgcccctgcagggctggctggaggAGAACCCTCACAAGGTGGGTGAGATACCCCCGCTGTGTgcccagcctcctgccctgcagggcatCCCCATTGCTGGGCTGCCACAGGACCAGTTCCTCGACCCCCAGGCCCCCACTactgctcctcatcccagcaccctgctccctgctgacACCTCTGAGGCAGCATCGAATGATGCCTCAGCAGCAGAAGATGCCTCGGTGGAGCCCCCCACGGGGCTGCCAGCCTCCCcacaggaggatgaggaggagaagaaggaggaggaagaaagtgGGCAGTGGGGGCTGACACGCCTGCAGAGTGGTGTGGTGGTAGCAGTCATCGTGCTGGTGTGTGtggccctgctggctgctctggtggcactggtggtCTATGGCTGTAGGAAGAAGAGCCACGTTGTGCTTATGAGGATGAAGGCTCCGAATGAAGCCTGA
- the LOC128792726 gene encoding platelet glycoprotein V-like gives MLVFRLSVMIKLVFQLDASICPEKCDCSSKKAIYCSGPHIRDLELLNLPCNMTEIHITNANISYLQDVFARMTELQHLILSSNNISLVSPTAFKGLGRLKVLKLLDNKLVELPSEAFDDMVQLQQLIIESNRLKSIEENLFDKLAGLQELYLNKNQLTALPSGMMKKLTKLRVLNLSRNYLAALPRNIFSALARLERLMLYINRLSSIESGMFDSLKELQELFLHSNNIHSIAPDAFHCLRKLRTLTLSRNRLQVLPSGLFLHLHDLSKLTLYRNPLKTLPEVLFGEMRHLGSLWLYHTKLSTIPDFVFSNLTNLELLVLSFNPELTVLPSNVFSGLNELRGLSLHTSNISSLPEGIFLSLQKLQNISLFDTRLEVLPRNLFHNLKRLQKVYLNSTNLQSLPADFFTALPELEEVVLDDNPWKCDCQILGFQEWLQKSTAIVKNVPSLMCHSPMALQNISLVSLSIDDPECLPTTAMTYQTFSSTYSQTLTSPVVYHFTSSRETAVTVLSDMEITSTPTSILPAIPGFTYSHVEDVGQPGLHFSDVSVQTSPSIIARTNSVRGTDLTTLVWWDEFPAHSSAKPYFNTRVTYCQLFLCVHSLILTLQTVVIVLSLYVMGNTRQLLHFRNIPAQPVVLIRILRR, from the coding sequence ATGTTGGTGTTTCGTTTGTCAGTGATGATCAAGCTTGTCTTCCAGTTGGATGCATCTATTTGTCCTGAGAAGTGTGACTGCTCTtcaaaaaaagcaatttattgCTCTGGCCCCCACATAAGAGACCTGGAATTATTAAATCTGCCTTGCAACATGACAGAAATACACATAACAAATGCTAACATATCATACTTGCAGGATGTTTTTGCTAGGAtgacagagctgcagcatctcATCCTGTCTTCAAACAACATCTCTCTGGTTTCACCAACGGCTTTTAAAGGCTTGGGAAGGCTAAAAGTCCTCAAACTGCTAGATAATAAGCTGGTTGAACTTCCTTCAGAAGCATTTGATGACATGGTGCAGCTTCAGCAATTGATCATTGAAAGTAACAGGTTGAAATCTATTGAGGAAAATCTGTTTGACAAGCTGGCTGGTTTGCAGGAGCTTTACTTGAACAAAAACCAACTAACAGCACTTCCCAGTGGCATGATGAAGAAACTCACCAAACTCAGAGTACTGAACTTGTCAAGAAATTACTTAGCAGCACTGCCTAGAAATATATTTAGTGCATTAGCCAGGCTTGAGAGGCTGATGCTGTATATTAATAGGCTGTCTTCAATAGAGTCTGGTATGTTTGATagcctgaaggagctgcaggagcttttCCTGCATTCCAATAATATCCATTCCATTGCTCCTGATGCATTTCACTGTCTTCGTAAACTAAGAACCCTGACACTCTCCAGAAACAGGCTTCAGGTTTTGCCTTCTGGCCTTTTTTTGCACTTACATGACCTGTCTAAACTGACCTTGTACAGGAACCCACTGAAGACTCTTCCAGAAGTACTGTTTGGAGAGATGAGGCATCTTGGTAGCCTTTGGCTGTATCACACAAAACTCTCAACAATACCAGATTTTGTGTTCAGTAACTTGACAAATTTAGAGCTTCTTGTGCTAAGTTTTAACCCAGAGCTTACTGTTCTTCCTAGTAATGTATTCAGTGGCCTGAATGAACTGCGGGGCCTTTCTCTCCATACAAGTAATATTTCCAGTTTGCCAGAGGGAATCTTTCTGAGCCTTCAGAAACTGCAGAACATTTCCCTCTTTGATACAAGGCTTGAGGTTCTTCCTAGAAACCTCTTTCATAATCTCAAGCGCCTCCAGAAAGTTTACCTGAATAGTACTAACCTACAGTCTCTCCCTGCAGACTTCTTTACTGCTTTACCTGAGCTGGAAGAAGTTGTCCTTGATGACAACCCTTGGAAATGCGATTGCCAAATTCTTGGCTTCCAAGAATGGCTCCAAAAGAGCACAGCAATAGTTAAAAACGTGCCATCTCTGATGTGCCACAGCCCAATGGCACTGCAGAATATTTCTCTTGTGTCTCTAAGCATCGATGACCCAGAGTGCCTGCCAACCACAGCTATGACCTATCAGACATTCAGCTCAACTTATTCCCAGACTTTGACATCTCCTGTGGTGTATCACTTCACATCATCTCGGGAGACTGCTGTAACAGTGCTGTCTGACATGGAAATCACCAGCACACCCACATCAATTCTTCCTGCAATTCCAGGTTTTACCTACTCCCATGTTGAAGATGTTGGACAACCTGGGTTACATTTCTCAGATGTTTCAGTCCAAACTTCTCCCAGCATCATAGCACGAACCAACAGTGTCAGAGGGACAGATTTAACTACTCTTGTCTGGTGGGATGAATTTCCAGCCCACAGCAGTGCTAAACCCTATTTTAATACCAGAGTTACTTATTGCCAGCTATTCTTGTGTGTTCACAGTTTGATTTTAACACTCCAGACTGTAGTCATTGTGCTCAGTCTGTATGTGATGGGTAACACCAGGCAACTCTTGCACTTCAGAAATATTCCTGCTCAGCCTGTAGTTCTGATAAGAATATTAAGAAGATAG